In uncultured Methanobacterium sp., a genomic segment contains:
- a CDS encoding UbiX family flavin prenyltransferase — MIVVAITGASGVVYGVRLLEVLKEMGKETALVVTGPARIILKYEMGMDEAELRNLCHKFYEPGDLTSAINSGSCRFESMIIVPCTMKTISAISTGFASNAVTRAADVALKERRNLLLVPRETPLRSVHLENMLRISREGAIILPAMPAFYHQPQNMDDLVDFLVGKILDVLHIDHNLYQRWQGEIP, encoded by the coding sequence ATGATAGTGGTAGCTATTACTGGAGCTAGTGGAGTTGTTTACGGTGTAAGGCTCCTTGAAGTACTGAAAGAGATGGGGAAGGAAACTGCCCTGGTGGTAACTGGACCGGCACGGATCATCCTCAAATATGAAATGGGAATGGATGAAGCGGAACTACGGAATCTTTGCCATAAATTCTATGAACCCGGGGACCTCACCAGTGCCATTAACAGTGGTTCCTGCAGATTTGAGTCCATGATCATTGTCCCGTGTACTATGAAAACCATATCTGCTATTTCCACAGGTTTTGCAAGTAACGCTGTTACCAGAGCAGCTGATGTGGCTTTGAAAGAGAGAAGAAACCTGTTACTGGTACCACGGGAAACACCTTTACGCTCAGTTCACCTGGAGAACATGCTCAGAATCAGCAGGGAGGGTGCCATTATTTTACCGGCAATGCCTGCCTTTTACCATCAACCCCAGAACATGGATGACCTGGTGGATTTCCTGGTGGGTAAAATACTGGATGTTCTCCACATTGACCACAACCTTTACCAGCGATGGCAGGGAGAGATTCCATGA
- a CDS encoding HD domain-containing protein: MKSIRDSVHGDLHLEEFEVRLTDTPEIQRLRRIKQLGFTYLVYPGANHSRFEHSIGTMYLASQLARNLNLDEDTHTLVRSCALLHDAGHGPFSHVSERVLDSSHEELTSKLIKESQLGDILSEKFSVKEVLKVINGEGPLGQIISGELDVDRMDYLLRDSHYTGVAYGVIDVERLIYNMKLDDGTLLLRSKGVQAAESMLLARYFMYPSVYQHHTTRIVNSMFRRCLGKLLEKKVINEHEIYRYDDTDIISLARSEEGYIQDIMGRLDTRQLYKRVYSLKFDDIDNPKRIFQMSVSTIQKVEEEIADDLGLDKDFILVDVPEYPIFHEMSTPVSLNGDTVMLGDVSNLVMALKDVRFNHADLCIYLPEEYADSASKLNFIDYLNL, encoded by the coding sequence ATGAAATCTATTCGTGATAGTGTCCATGGCGACCTTCATCTAGAGGAGTTTGAAGTTCGATTAACAGATACTCCTGAGATTCAGCGCCTGAGGAGGATTAAACAACTTGGATTCACCTATCTGGTGTACCCCGGTGCCAATCACAGTCGTTTCGAACACTCCATAGGAACCATGTACCTGGCCTCACAACTGGCCCGGAACCTGAATCTGGACGAAGATACCCATACCCTGGTTCGGAGCTGTGCTCTTCTTCACGATGCGGGTCATGGGCCGTTTTCTCATGTATCGGAACGGGTTCTTGATTCATCCCATGAAGAGTTAACCTCGAAACTCATTAAAGAATCACAGTTAGGGGATATTTTATCGGAAAAGTTTTCAGTGAAGGAAGTTTTAAAGGTCATCAACGGTGAAGGTCCTCTGGGGCAGATAATCTCTGGAGAACTGGATGTCGACCGTATGGATTACTTATTACGAGATTCTCATTATACTGGAGTTGCTTATGGGGTTATAGATGTTGAACGCCTTATTTACAACATGAAACTTGATGATGGGACCCTACTTCTCAGAAGCAAAGGTGTTCAGGCTGCGGAATCCATGCTACTGGCACGCTATTTCATGTACCCCAGTGTTTACCAGCATCACACCACTCGAATTGTTAACTCCATGTTCCGACGGTGCCTGGGGAAACTCCTGGAAAAAAAGGTTATTAATGAACATGAGATCTACCGTTACGATGACACCGATATCATTTCATTAGCCCGGTCAGAAGAAGGTTATATTCAGGATATCATGGGAAGACTGGATACCAGGCAGCTTTACAAACGAGTGTACTCCCTGAAATTTGATGATATTGATAATCCTAAACGTATATTCCAGATGAGTGTTTCGACTATCCAGAAGGTAGAGGAAGAGATAGCCGATGATCTAGGTCTTGATAAAGATTTTATACTGGTTGATGTTCCAGAGTATCCCATTTTCCATGAAATGTCCACTCCGGTATCCCTCAATGGAGACACAGTTATGCTGGGGGATGTTTCCAATCTGGTCATGGCCTTAAAAGATGTCCGTTTCAACCATGCAGATCTTTGCATTTACCTCCCTGAAGAGTACGCAGATTCTGCCTCTAAACTTAATTTCATTGATTATTTGAATCTATAG
- a CDS encoding molybdenum cofactor biosynthesis protein MoaE, with protein sequence MIIARIIPDYEEIITLNDLTNQIKESRSIHECGAIFTFEGIVRGKDEAKTTDKLALTTPDTAKTENELKNILVQVQEKHGVKDIAVVHYLGQFKPGDPLFLVAVSGGHRHETRDALEEIIERVKYELDFKKEEEGSAGSKIIMSGG encoded by the coding sequence ATGATAATAGCCAGAATTATTCCAGACTATGAAGAGATCATCACCTTGAATGATTTAACCAATCAAATTAAAGAAAGCAGATCTATCCATGAGTGTGGTGCTATATTCACCTTTGAAGGGATTGTCAGGGGTAAAGATGAAGCTAAAACCACGGATAAACTTGCACTAACCACCCCAGACACTGCAAAAACTGAAAATGAACTTAAAAACATTTTAGTTCAGGTTCAGGAAAAACACGGGGTGAAAGATATTGCAGTGGTTCACTACCTTGGTCAGTTCAAACCAGGTGATCCTTTATTCCTGGTGGCAGTATCAGGAGGGCACCGACATGAAACCAGGGATGCACTTGAAGAAATAATTGAAAGAGTTAAATACGAACTGGACTTTAAAAAAGAGGAAGAAGGCAGTGCAGGTAGTAAAATTATCATGTCCGGGGGTTAA
- a CDS encoding nicotinamide-nucleotide adenylyltransferase, with protein MRGLLVGRMQPVHRGHIQVIERILDEVEEVIIGIGSAQVSHSIKDPFTAGERVMMTTKALAENNVDASRYYIIPVQDIECNSIWVAHMEMLTPPFEHVYSGNPLVQRLFTEKGYKVTEPPLFNRKSYSGTEVRRRMLSGDRWEDLVPESVVKAINEIDGISRIKQLARREVSEV; from the coding sequence ATGAGAGGACTTCTGGTTGGGCGAATGCAACCCGTGCACAGGGGACATATTCAGGTTATTGAAAGGATCCTGGATGAAGTGGAAGAAGTAATCATTGGAATAGGCAGTGCACAGGTTAGCCACAGTATTAAAGACCCATTTACTGCTGGTGAAAGGGTTATGATGACCACCAAGGCCCTGGCAGAAAATAACGTGGATGCTTCACGTTACTATATCATACCAGTGCAGGATATTGAATGCAACTCCATCTGGGTGGCTCATATGGAAATGTTAACTCCCCCATTTGAACACGTGTATTCCGGCAACCCCCTGGTACAGAGACTTTTCACTGAAAAGGGATACAAGGTTACTGAACCACCATTATTCAATAGAAAAAGTTATTCAGGGACAGAAGTCAGGCGAAGAATGCTTTCAGGAGATAGGTGGGAAGATTTAGTCCCTGAATCAGTAGTAAAAGCTATTAATGAAATTGATGGTATTTCCAGAATTAAACAGTTAGCTAGACGTGAGGTAAGTGAAGTATGA